The following proteins are encoded in a genomic region of Micrococcaceae bacterium Sec5.8:
- a CDS encoding GAF and ANTAR domain-containing protein, with protein MTNNAGDEAALQLQDLLMGTENVEDFLGRLAEFSAATLSSAAGAEIDCGVTLQRRRKTMTVAGSSPRALMLDRIEQSLGEGPCIDALRTKSVLLLADVGTDPRWPAYQKQLAAHGCRSTLGVPLEIGPDAAAALNFFAPGTGIFTEDIIAEAAGFADLAGRCLRLAVRIGTAQSRAEDLTAAMEHRTSIDLACGVVMAQNRCSQEEAMRILTTVSSNRNQKLRVVAAEILKNVTGGDVRTHFES; from the coding sequence ATGACCAACAACGCCGGGGACGAAGCCGCCCTGCAGCTGCAGGACCTCCTGATGGGAACCGAGAACGTCGAGGACTTCCTCGGCCGGCTCGCTGAATTCTCCGCCGCGACGCTCAGCTCCGCCGCCGGGGCCGAGATTGACTGCGGCGTCACGCTGCAGCGACGGCGGAAGACCATGACGGTGGCAGGAAGCAGCCCCCGGGCGCTCATGCTGGACCGGATTGAGCAGAGCCTCGGCGAGGGCCCGTGCATTGACGCCCTCCGGACCAAGTCCGTGCTCCTACTCGCTGACGTGGGCACCGATCCACGCTGGCCGGCCTACCAAAAGCAGCTGGCGGCCCACGGTTGCCGCAGCACTCTCGGTGTACCCCTGGAAATCGGCCCGGACGCTGCGGCTGCCCTGAACTTCTTCGCGCCAGGCACCGGCATCTTCACCGAGGACATCATTGCGGAGGCCGCCGGCTTCGCTGACCTCGCCGGCCGCTGCCTGCGCCTGGCCGTCCGGATCGGCACCGCGCAGTCCCGGGCCGAGGACCTGACCGCCGCCATGGAACACCGCACCTCGATCGACCTCGCCTGCGGTGTGGTGATGGCCCAGAACCGCTGCAGCCAGGAGGAAGCGATGCGCATCCTCACCACGGTCTCCAGCAACCGGAACCAAAAGCTCCGTGTCGTCGCAGCTGAAATTCTCAAGAACGTCACCGGCGGGGACGTCCGGACGCACTTCGAGTCCTGA
- a CDS encoding PhoX family phosphatase, with translation MSVSSGRKLSLLPMLGHTKGKRSAVTCALKCDNACSGEVCNTSSNSYFRDIASASMSRRAALGFGAAGALAIAFGGSLTSAESAVADGGPGLAGAAKDGLGHSVAGRSKLKFTAIAPVDAAVDALTVPEGFTWQPVIRWGDPIFKDAPDFDLGNQTAAAQARQFGYNNDYSDILDIPGSKGRRALLFANHEYTNETIMFPASLAAADVRAIGAAAHGLSVVELERKNKNKPWNYVKGAKLNRRYLNATPYELTGPVAGSALVRTKADPAGRTILGTLGNCSGGTTPWGTILSGEENFNGYFVSPGTSAGDKRYGLTNKPTARRWELDDPRFDTRNPGYENETNRFGWIVEVDPFDPTSTPKKHSAMGRFKHEGANVIVAESGHVVAYMGDDERFDYLYKFVSKDKYKEGNRQHNMTLLSAGDLYVAKFAGNSPAAEITGAGAVPADGGFDGTGEWLPLVVGGKSAVPGMSVEDVLVYTRLAADKVGPTKMDRCEDVQPSLLTGKVYVACTNNSDRGKAGKEGPTEVNPRNENRDGHIVEITETGDQTSTAFTWNLLMVCGDPSTGDVTYFSGFPVDQVSPISCPDNLAFDSVGNLWISTDGAPSGIGKADGLFKVTLDGAERGRVEQFLAVPREAETCGPIVHDEERSVFVSVQHPGEDGSFADQHSFFPDYVPAGSTPARGQVRAPRPAVVQVFRCDD, from the coding sequence ATGTCTGTTTCCTCCGGCCGCAAGCTTTCCCTGCTCCCCATGCTTGGCCACACCAAAGGCAAGCGCAGCGCTGTCACCTGCGCGCTGAAGTGCGACAACGCCTGCTCGGGCGAGGTCTGCAACACCAGCTCGAACAGCTACTTCCGCGACATTGCCTCCGCCAGCATGTCCCGCCGCGCGGCCCTGGGCTTCGGCGCCGCGGGCGCTCTGGCGATCGCGTTCGGAGGTTCCCTGACCTCTGCCGAGTCCGCAGTGGCCGACGGCGGTCCCGGCCTGGCCGGCGCGGCGAAGGACGGCCTGGGGCATTCGGTTGCGGGCAGATCCAAACTCAAGTTCACCGCGATCGCCCCGGTGGATGCCGCTGTCGATGCTTTGACTGTTCCGGAGGGCTTCACCTGGCAGCCCGTAATCCGCTGGGGCGACCCCATTTTCAAGGATGCACCGGACTTCGACCTTGGCAACCAGACGGCGGCCGCCCAGGCCCGGCAGTTCGGCTATAACAACGACTACTCGGACATCCTCGACATCCCCGGCAGCAAGGGCCGCCGCGCGCTGCTCTTCGCCAACCACGAATACACCAACGAGACCATCATGTTCCCGGCCTCGCTGGCCGCCGCCGACGTCCGCGCGATCGGCGCCGCGGCCCACGGGCTCTCCGTGGTGGAGCTGGAACGCAAGAACAAGAACAAACCGTGGAACTACGTCAAGGGCGCAAAGCTGAACCGCCGCTACCTGAACGCCACCCCGTACGAGCTCACCGGACCGGTAGCCGGCTCCGCCCTGGTCCGCACCAAGGCGGACCCGGCAGGCCGCACCATCCTCGGCACGCTGGGCAACTGCTCGGGCGGCACCACCCCTTGGGGCACCATCCTCTCCGGTGAGGAGAACTTCAACGGCTACTTCGTCTCGCCCGGCACGTCGGCCGGTGACAAGCGCTACGGACTCACCAACAAGCCCACCGCCCGCCGGTGGGAACTCGATGATCCGCGCTTTGACACCCGCAACCCCGGCTACGAAAACGAGACCAACCGCTTCGGCTGGATCGTCGAGGTGGACCCCTTCGACCCGACCTCGACGCCGAAGAAGCACTCCGCGATGGGCCGCTTCAAGCACGAAGGTGCCAACGTGATCGTCGCCGAGTCCGGGCACGTGGTGGCCTACATGGGCGACGACGAGCGCTTCGACTACCTCTACAAGTTCGTCTCCAAGGACAAGTACAAAGAGGGTAACCGCCAGCACAATATGACTCTGCTCTCTGCCGGCGACCTCTACGTTGCCAAATTCGCCGGCAACTCCCCGGCCGCCGAGATCACCGGCGCGGGCGCGGTGCCGGCCGACGGCGGCTTCGACGGCACGGGTGAGTGGCTGCCCCTCGTGGTGGGCGGCAAGTCGGCAGTGCCCGGGATGTCCGTCGAGGACGTGCTGGTGTACACCCGCCTGGCCGCGGACAAGGTGGGGCCGACCAAGATGGACCGCTGCGAGGACGTCCAGCCCAGCCTGCTCACCGGCAAGGTCTACGTGGCGTGCACCAACAACTCGGACCGTGGCAAGGCCGGCAAGGAAGGTCCCACCGAGGTCAACCCGCGGAACGAAAACCGCGACGGCCACATCGTGGAAATCACCGAAACCGGCGATCAGACCTCCACGGCGTTCACCTGGAACCTGCTGATGGTCTGCGGCGATCCGTCCACCGGGGACGTCACCTATTTCTCCGGTTTCCCGGTGGACCAGGTCTCGCCGATCTCCTGCCCGGACAACCTCGCCTTCGACTCCGTCGGAAACCTTTGGATCTCCACCGACGGCGCGCCCTCCGGCATCGGCAAGGCCGACGGGCTCTTCAAGGTCACTCTCGACGGCGCCGAGCGGGGCCGGGTGGAGCAGTTCCTGGCCGTCCCGCGCGAGGCCGAGACCTGCGGACCGATCGTCCACGACGAGGAACGCAGCGTGTTCGTCTCCGTCCAGCACCCCGGTGAGGACGGCTCCTTTGCGGACCAGCACTCCTTCTTCCCGGATTACGTTCCGGCTGGTTCGACGCCGGCGCGCGGCCAGGTGCGTGCCCCGCGTCCCGCCGTGGTCCAGGTTTTCCGCTGCGACGACTGA
- a CDS encoding multicopper oxidase domain-containing protein codes for MDITRRTLLEAGAAAGAGLLLAPVITATASAAVPAGITPFTEQLPTLAQMGVIDATGGGSATIEMVNASHQFHSAMTATPTFAYRGGPVSQNYLGPVIVAKQGIPFDLTVVNSLGTHPLASAIDYGLDGVVAADATAPRASVHLHGGNTSPGNDGDPADTFATGASKTYHYGNTQEAAGLWYHDHALGITRLNVFAGLAGGYLVRNGDDPGDGSTGLPRAPFEVPLVIQDRMFNSDGTFLYPPNANPGTSGQPWAPEFFGDVATVNGKAWPNLSVARGKYRFRVYNGSNARFYNLHLKSAGPAGTFFQIGSDGGLLNAPVPLKTLLLGPGERADIVIDFAGLKPGATVLLTNDARAPFPGGPRSVRRGGLPLPQIMQFTVTSAPGWTVPLPATLRAVPITPLATAARPVAAVRTMTMVENLNTFGSPLMALLNNRNFEAPGATTTVATNTLEQWDLVNTTVDAHPIHLHFTQFQVLNRQKFDSAGYLAATYGPQPLAANTGSFPPPPVAAFLRGGPKAPPANEQGWKDTVVAMPGEVTRIVVPFGANAAGSATAFQTSFTGPYVWHCHILEHEDNDMMQRYVIA; via the coding sequence ATGGACATCACCAGGCGAACTCTGCTTGAGGCGGGCGCTGCGGCCGGTGCAGGTTTGTTATTGGCGCCGGTCATCACAGCCACAGCCTCCGCGGCCGTTCCAGCAGGGATCACACCTTTCACCGAGCAACTGCCGACGCTGGCGCAAATGGGCGTCATCGATGCTACGGGCGGTGGCAGCGCAACCATCGAAATGGTCAACGCAAGCCATCAATTCCACAGTGCGATGACCGCGACACCGACGTTTGCCTACCGGGGTGGTCCCGTCTCGCAGAACTACCTTGGCCCCGTTATCGTGGCGAAGCAGGGTATCCCGTTCGACCTGACAGTGGTCAATAGTCTCGGCACGCACCCGCTGGCTTCCGCGATCGACTACGGACTCGACGGCGTTGTCGCCGCCGACGCCACCGCCCCACGGGCCTCCGTCCACCTCCATGGCGGGAACACCAGCCCGGGCAATGACGGCGACCCCGCCGACACCTTCGCAACTGGCGCATCGAAGACCTACCACTACGGGAACACCCAGGAGGCCGCCGGTCTTTGGTATCACGATCATGCCCTGGGCATCACGAGGCTCAACGTGTTCGCGGGACTTGCCGGCGGCTACCTGGTTCGCAACGGCGACGATCCCGGCGACGGCAGCACCGGCCTGCCCCGCGCTCCGTTCGAGGTGCCACTGGTCATCCAGGATCGTATGTTCAACAGCGACGGCACCTTCCTCTACCCGCCCAATGCCAATCCCGGAACGTCCGGCCAACCCTGGGCACCCGAATTCTTCGGCGACGTCGCAACGGTCAACGGCAAGGCGTGGCCGAACCTCAGCGTCGCCCGCGGCAAGTACCGTTTCCGCGTCTACAACGGGTCCAATGCCCGGTTCTACAATCTCCACCTCAAGTCCGCCGGCCCAGCCGGCACGTTTTTCCAGATCGGCTCGGATGGTGGCCTGCTCAACGCTCCCGTTCCGCTAAAAACCCTGTTGCTTGGCCCGGGTGAACGGGCAGACATCGTGATCGACTTCGCCGGACTGAAGCCGGGCGCCACGGTCCTTCTCACCAACGACGCCCGTGCGCCGTTCCCCGGCGGGCCGCGCTCAGTGCGGCGAGGAGGTTTGCCCCTTCCTCAGATCATGCAGTTCACGGTGACCAGCGCACCAGGGTGGACAGTACCGCTGCCTGCGACGCTGCGCGCAGTGCCCATCACCCCGCTGGCCACCGCGGCCCGGCCTGTTGCAGCCGTCCGAACCATGACGATGGTTGAGAACCTTAACACGTTCGGTTCCCCGCTCATGGCATTGCTGAACAACAGGAACTTTGAGGCCCCGGGCGCGACCACAACCGTTGCCACGAACACCCTCGAACAGTGGGATCTGGTCAACACCACCGTCGACGCTCACCCGATCCACTTGCACTTCACCCAGTTCCAGGTGCTCAACAGGCAGAAGTTCGACTCTGCGGGATATCTGGCCGCCACTTACGGGCCGCAACCGTTGGCGGCCAACACCGGTTCCTTCCCGCCGCCACCCGTTGCCGCGTTCCTGCGAGGCGGCCCGAAGGCGCCCCCCGCCAACGAACAGGGGTGGAAGGACACCGTCGTCGCCATGCCGG
- a CDS encoding MFS transporter, producing the protein MTTTNIVPFSLRSIAVPAFGPALLFSIGEGAILPVVALSARDLGASVAVAALVVTLIGLGSWFFNLPASLITLRFGERWAIVGAAAASAVALVAAALAPQVSGGLWLLAAAMVVVGMAASVFSLARQKYLTEAVPVTLRARALSTLGGVNRIGIFIGPFIGAAAMQFAGITGAYWVGVVAMAAAAAVSVTIPDLLVTPAADGGVPVQQATLRSVAVSHAGVFLSVGIGVLLLSALRASRQVVIPLWAEHLGMDATQASLIYGLSGAIDMLVFYPAGKLMDRKGRQWVAVPSTLIMGAAMLLIPLTAGFGGLLLAALLIGFGNGISSGLNMTLGADFSPDNGRGQFLGIWRFMADAGATGGPVLLSGVTAAVSLGAGVSATGVLGFAAAAVFAVTIPRLKHRRNY; encoded by the coding sequence ATGACCACCACAAACATCGTCCCCTTCAGCCTCCGCAGCATCGCTGTGCCCGCCTTCGGGCCGGCGCTGCTGTTCAGCATCGGGGAAGGCGCCATCCTTCCCGTGGTGGCGCTGTCCGCCCGCGACCTCGGCGCCTCGGTGGCCGTCGCCGCCCTGGTTGTCACCCTCATTGGCCTCGGCTCCTGGTTCTTCAACCTCCCCGCCTCGCTCATCACGCTCAGATTCGGTGAACGCTGGGCCATCGTCGGGGCCGCCGCGGCCAGCGCCGTCGCCCTCGTTGCGGCCGCGCTGGCCCCCCAGGTATCCGGCGGGCTCTGGCTGCTCGCGGCGGCTATGGTCGTCGTCGGCATGGCCGCGAGCGTCTTCAGCCTGGCCCGGCAGAAGTACTTGACCGAGGCGGTGCCGGTGACCCTCCGGGCCCGGGCCCTGTCCACCCTCGGCGGCGTCAACCGGATCGGCATCTTCATTGGGCCCTTCATCGGCGCCGCGGCCATGCAGTTCGCCGGTATCACCGGCGCCTACTGGGTGGGTGTTGTCGCCATGGCGGCGGCCGCCGCCGTGTCCGTCACCATCCCGGACCTCCTGGTCACGCCCGCGGCGGACGGCGGCGTCCCCGTTCAGCAGGCGACGCTGCGCAGCGTCGCCGTCTCCCATGCCGGAGTCTTCCTGAGCGTGGGCATCGGCGTGCTGCTGCTCAGTGCGCTGCGCGCCTCCCGGCAGGTGGTCATTCCGCTCTGGGCCGAGCACCTCGGGATGGACGCGACGCAGGCCTCGCTGATATATGGGCTGTCCGGTGCCATCGACATGCTCGTCTTTTATCCGGCCGGCAAACTGATGGACCGCAAAGGCAGGCAATGGGTGGCTGTCCCGTCGACGCTCATCATGGGCGCTGCCATGCTGTTAATCCCACTCACCGCCGGATTTGGAGGTCTGCTGCTCGCCGCACTCCTGATCGGCTTCGGCAACGGCATCAGTTCAGGCTTGAATATGACGCTGGGCGCCGACTTCTCACCCGACAACGGCCGCGGGCAGTTCCTGGGTATCTGGCGTTTCATGGCCGATGCCGGAGCCACCGGCGGCCCCGTGCTGCTCTCAGGCGTGACCGCCGCCGTGTCGCTGGGAGCCGGGGTGTCTGCCACGGGAGTCCTGGGTTTCGCGGCGGCGGCGGTCTTCGCCGTCACCATTCCCCGGCTCAAGCACCGGCGCAACTACTGA
- a CDS encoding phosphatase PAP2 family protein: protein MSFREEYASGHLASEYRVTQPGARAGAAADAGTPGRGTGFLFLLATLASMAALAATYYFFVRTTTGQFIDESALVEAIEIHGTAGKATTRFLDWLPAVSLVLAAVVVLVVTVLKRRWAAAGIAVAACVGANVATQLIKNVVPVRPYRGIETLELNSLPSGHTTLAASAAAAVFLMVSPRWRPLAGFLGGSFAVATGVSTLINQWHRPADVVAAFLVVAVFMLPAGWLILRKGPRWNVWNGYGAFWACSRLWLALPALAGLAAAAVAGYSLLMIAPGQGQESSTTNYFWAGTSLIVITGYLATVAGVWLFGYAARRRSAPRR, encoded by the coding sequence ATGAGTTTTCGGGAAGAATACGCCAGCGGGCACCTGGCATCGGAGTACCGGGTTACGCAGCCCGGCGCCCGGGCAGGTGCCGCCGCCGACGCCGGAACCCCGGGCCGGGGCACCGGATTCCTGTTCCTGCTGGCCACGCTCGCCAGCATGGCCGCCCTCGCCGCCACCTACTACTTCTTTGTCCGCACCACCACGGGCCAGTTCATCGACGAATCCGCGCTGGTGGAGGCCATCGAAATCCACGGCACCGCAGGCAAGGCCACCACCCGGTTCTTGGACTGGCTGCCGGCTGTGTCCCTGGTCCTCGCCGCGGTGGTGGTCCTGGTGGTGACGGTCCTGAAACGGCGGTGGGCGGCCGCCGGCATTGCCGTGGCCGCCTGCGTTGGTGCCAACGTGGCCACACAGCTCATCAAAAACGTCGTTCCCGTCCGGCCATACCGCGGGATCGAAACCCTGGAACTGAACTCGTTGCCCTCCGGGCACACCACCCTGGCGGCTTCGGCCGCTGCCGCGGTGTTCCTGATGGTGTCGCCGCGCTGGCGTCCGCTGGCCGGGTTCCTCGGCGGCAGCTTCGCCGTCGCTACCGGGGTGTCCACCCTGATCAACCAGTGGCACCGGCCGGCCGACGTCGTCGCTGCCTTCCTCGTCGTGGCGGTGTTCATGCTCCCTGCGGGCTGGCTGATCCTCCGCAAGGGGCCGCGCTGGAACGTCTGGAACGGCTATGGCGCGTTCTGGGCCTGCTCCCGGCTGTGGCTTGCGCTCCCGGCACTGGCAGGCCTCGCCGCGGCCGCCGTCGCCGGATACTCCCTGCTGATGATTGCGCCGGGCCAGGGCCAGGAGAGCAGCACCACCAACTACTTCTGGGCCGGAACCTCGCTGATCGTCATCACCGGCTACCTGGCCACGGTCGCCGGCGTGTGGCTCTTCGGGTATGCCGCTCGACGGCGGAGCGCACCGCGGCGCTGA
- a CDS encoding o-succinylbenzoate synthase, producing the protein MQLPALDELLVGAHVVSLPMRVKFRGILQREALLLKGPRGWGEFCPFPEYGDVEASRWLAAALEAGWQGFPEPRRAFIPVNATVPAIAADRVPEILARFGRVDAVKIKVAEPGQTLDDDAARVAAVRAALPDAALRVDANGGWDVPSAVEALTRLAAVGLEYAEQPVPDIAGLAEVRRRLRAAGVPVLIAADESVRKEDDPLKVARAGAADLIVVKVAPLGGVRRALDIVAQAGLPAVVSSALDTSVGIRAGLALAAALPELPYACGLGTVSLLAADVTRDSLVPDDGAIRIRAVTADPELLAEHAAAPERRDWWLERLRRVHTLLAARGAAPAQPRD; encoded by the coding sequence ATGCAGCTTCCCGCCCTGGACGAGCTTCTCGTCGGCGCCCATGTGGTGAGCCTGCCGATGCGGGTGAAGTTCCGCGGCATCCTGCAGCGCGAAGCCCTGCTCTTGAAGGGCCCGCGAGGCTGGGGTGAATTCTGTCCCTTCCCCGAATACGGCGACGTAGAGGCTTCCCGCTGGCTTGCGGCCGCGCTGGAGGCCGGCTGGCAGGGATTCCCGGAGCCGCGGCGCGCGTTCATTCCGGTCAACGCCACCGTGCCCGCGATCGCCGCGGACCGGGTGCCCGAAATCCTGGCCCGCTTCGGCCGGGTAGACGCCGTCAAAATCAAGGTGGCAGAGCCAGGACAGACGCTGGACGACGACGCCGCCCGGGTCGCCGCGGTCCGTGCGGCGCTCCCGGACGCCGCCCTGCGGGTCGATGCGAACGGCGGCTGGGACGTCCCATCGGCCGTCGAGGCACTGACCCGGCTCGCCGCCGTAGGTCTGGAATACGCCGAACAACCGGTTCCGGACATCGCCGGCCTCGCCGAGGTCCGCCGCCGGCTGCGCGCCGCCGGGGTCCCGGTCCTGATCGCGGCGGACGAGAGCGTGCGCAAGGAGGACGACCCGCTCAAGGTGGCCCGCGCGGGCGCGGCGGACCTGATCGTGGTGAAGGTGGCCCCGCTGGGGGGAGTGCGCCGCGCCCTGGACATCGTGGCGCAGGCCGGGCTCCCCGCCGTCGTCAGTTCCGCGCTGGACACCTCCGTGGGCATCCGCGCCGGGCTGGCGCTCGCCGCCGCGCTGCCGGAGCTGCCGTATGCCTGCGGGCTGGGTACCGTGTCCTTGCTCGCCGCCGACGTCACCCGGGATTCGCTGGTGCCCGACGACGGCGCCATCCGGATCCGTGCGGTCACCGCCGATCCGGAATTGCTTGCGGAGCATGCGGCCGCGCCGGAGCGCCGCGACTGGTGGCTGGAGCGCCTGCGCCGGGTCCACACGCTCTTGGCTGCACGCGGCGCAGCGCCGGCGCAGCCGCGGGACTGA
- a CDS encoding TetR/AcrR family transcriptional regulator, whose product MGKSTRRSIQAAGTREVIVESAGRLFAADGYVRTTIDGIAAASGVAVQTVYNSVGNKAALLSAVLDGAAAGPGAQAGVLEFMRERTRQAGDFEALIGVLADWFAEVHPRTAAITAVINQAAAVDDTAARLEKDRGQQRLRRYAEAAAAARANGGLSSGMSDAEAAAAIWSLGHPQVYRAMVQDAGWSVPAYRDWVAKALAAALG is encoded by the coding sequence ATGGGGAAAAGCACCAGACGGTCGATTCAGGCGGCCGGCACCCGGGAGGTCATCGTCGAGTCGGCCGGCAGGTTGTTCGCCGCCGACGGATACGTCCGTACCACCATTGACGGGATCGCCGCCGCAAGCGGGGTGGCCGTTCAGACGGTGTACAACTCGGTGGGCAACAAGGCCGCTTTGCTCTCGGCCGTGCTGGACGGCGCCGCCGCGGGACCCGGCGCGCAGGCCGGGGTACTGGAGTTCATGCGGGAGCGGACGCGGCAGGCCGGCGACTTCGAGGCCCTGATCGGCGTGCTGGCGGACTGGTTTGCCGAGGTTCATCCGCGCACCGCCGCGATCACGGCTGTCATCAACCAGGCCGCTGCCGTGGACGACACGGCAGCGCGGCTGGAAAAAGACCGCGGGCAGCAACGGCTTCGGCGCTATGCAGAAGCCGCCGCCGCGGCCCGGGCCAACGGCGGCCTTAGTTCCGGAATGTCCGACGCCGAGGCCGCCGCCGCCATCTGGTCGCTGGGCCACCCCCAGGTCTACCGGGCCATGGTCCAGGACGCCGGCTGGTCCGTGCCGGCCTACCGGGACTGGGTTGCGAAGGCGCTCGCGGCAGCCCTCGGCTGA
- a CDS encoding MBL fold metallo-hydrolase — MSRWLEVGQDNYVLTTQGSLLNTGLVIGSERALVIDTGSGPRQGREILGAVREMTDLPLVVVNTHAHYDHFFGNAVFAEAGVTEFWAHENCAAEIEENAGSQRSAVAADEPEMAAGEGSGTELVVPNAIVKDQPVLVDLGGQTVTFFYLGRGHTDGDLLVGTGTTLYAGDLVEQGSQPSFEDSYPEEWADALRHLSALRRRYEFLIPGHGEPCSDQFVKTMANTMTTAVRQATQATRETPDDATKAIPILPYGPEQSRWFIRRLRETRAHH, encoded by the coding sequence ATGTCACGATGGCTTGAGGTTGGCCAGGACAACTACGTCCTGACCACCCAAGGTTCCCTGCTCAACACCGGCCTGGTGATCGGGTCTGAACGCGCCCTGGTGATAGACACCGGGAGCGGCCCGCGGCAGGGCCGCGAGATCCTCGGCGCGGTCCGGGAAATGACGGACCTGCCACTCGTCGTCGTCAATACCCATGCCCACTACGACCACTTCTTCGGCAATGCGGTGTTCGCCGAAGCCGGGGTGACCGAGTTCTGGGCACACGAGAACTGTGCGGCGGAAATCGAAGAAAACGCCGGGAGCCAGCGCAGCGCCGTCGCCGCCGATGAGCCCGAAATGGCTGCCGGCGAGGGCAGCGGCACCGAACTCGTGGTGCCGAACGCGATTGTGAAAGACCAACCGGTCCTCGTGGACCTCGGCGGGCAGACCGTCACGTTCTTCTATTTGGGCCGTGGCCACACCGACGGCGACCTCCTGGTGGGAACGGGGACCACCCTGTACGCGGGGGACCTGGTGGAACAGGGTTCGCAACCGTCCTTTGAAGATTCCTACCCGGAGGAGTGGGCCGACGCCCTCCGGCACCTCTCGGCCCTGCGCCGCCGGTACGAGTTCCTGATCCCGGGCCACGGGGAACCGTGCAGCGACCAGTTCGTCAAAACCATGGCCAACACCATGACGACGGCGGTCCGGCAGGCCACCCAGGCGACCCGGGAAACCCCGGATGACGCCACCAAGGCCATCCCCATCCTCCCCTACGGGCCGGAGCAGTCCCGCTGGTTCATCCGGCGCCTGCGGGAGACCCGGGCACACCACTGA
- a CDS encoding class E sortase, giving the protein MNRAEAAQGTPGPGRRRSLVAVQVVGELLITLGVIALLFVAWQLWWTNVEADATQGAVVQQFLQQYPAPVPTGLSDTAPAEPEATPAGTVPVAGAPGHGQAIGVLYVPRFGTNYSRPVIEGTSPDIIDTLGLGRYAGTAMPGAVGNFALAGHRQTHGAVLDNIHTLVPGDKIYVQTADGFYTYVFRNQEIVLPDRTDVLLPVPAAPGAAPGQRLLTLTSCNPRFGSEERIIAYSVFDSWRPLSAGPPAPIAQQLTELQGKG; this is encoded by the coding sequence TTGAACCGCGCAGAGGCCGCCCAGGGAACCCCGGGACCCGGCCGTCGTCGTTCCCTGGTTGCCGTCCAGGTCGTGGGCGAGCTGCTGATCACCCTCGGCGTGATTGCCCTACTCTTTGTCGCCTGGCAATTGTGGTGGACCAACGTGGAAGCGGACGCCACGCAGGGTGCCGTCGTGCAGCAATTCCTGCAGCAGTACCCCGCGCCCGTTCCGACCGGTCTTTCGGACACAGCGCCGGCCGAGCCGGAGGCCACCCCGGCCGGGACCGTCCCGGTCGCCGGCGCCCCCGGCCATGGACAGGCGATCGGGGTTCTCTACGTACCCCGTTTCGGCACCAACTACAGCAGGCCCGTCATTGAAGGCACCAGCCCGGACATCATCGACACGCTCGGCCTGGGCCGTTATGCGGGCACGGCAATGCCGGGCGCCGTGGGCAACTTCGCCTTGGCCGGCCACCGCCAGACCCACGGAGCGGTGCTGGACAACATCCACACGCTGGTGCCGGGGGACAAGATCTACGTGCAAACCGCCGACGGGTTCTACACCTACGTCTTCCGGAACCAGGAAATCGTCCTGCCGGACCGGACGGACGTTCTCCTGCCGGTTCCGGCCGCACCCGGCGCGGCACCCGGGCAGCGGCTGCTGACGCTGACAAGCTGCAATCCCCGCTTTGGGTCGGAGGAGCGCATCATCGCTTACTCGGTTTTTGATTCCTGGCGGCCGCTCAGCGCCGGCCCGCCGGCGCCCATCGCCCAACAACTGACTGAACTTCAAGGCAAGGGCTAG